A DNA window from Procambarus clarkii isolate CNS0578487 chromosome 3, FALCON_Pclarkii_2.0, whole genome shotgun sequence contains the following coding sequences:
- the LOC138369035 gene encoding uncharacterized PPE family protein PPE16-like, giving the protein MNNDKGMGRELTRENKELSGDEGNTEGVEGNTEGVEDNTEGVEGVEGNTEGVEGNTEGVEGNTVGVEGTTEGVEDNTEGVEDNTEGDEGNTEGVEGNTESVEDNTEGDTVDNTRDNTDYIFSVGDLELYYVLKTWRSRKLPWVTASCPGSLSTVLAFTLGNYILGNCTLGNYTLGNYTLGNYTLGNYTLRNCTLGNCTLGNFTLGNYTLGNCTLGNYTLRNYTLGNYTLGNCTLGNCTLGNYTLGNYTLRNCTLGNYTLGNYTLGNYTLGNCTLGNYTLRNYTLGNCTLGNFTLGNYTLRNCTLGNYTLGNYTLGNYTLGNCTLGNYTLRNYTLGNCTLRNYTLGNYTLGNYTLRNYTLRNYTLGNYTLRNYTLGNYTLGNYTLGNYTLGNYTLGNYTLGNYTLRNYTLGNYTLRNYTLRNYTLRNYTLGNYTLGNYTLGNYTLGNYTLGNYTLGNYTLGNYTLGNYTLRNYTLGNYTLRNYTLRNYTLGNYTLRNYTLGNYTLGNYTLGNYTLRNYTLGNYTLGNYTLGNYTLRNYTLGNYTLRNYTLRNYTLGNYTLRNYTLRNYTMRNYTLGNYTFRNYTLRNYTLRNYTLGNYTLRNYTLRNYTMRNYTLGNYTFRNYTLGNYTLGNNTLRNYTLGNRCLQPATVIRGIKG; this is encoded by the exons ATGAATAATGATAAAGGTATGGGAAGGGAACTAACAAGGGAAAACAAGGAATTATcaggtgatgaaggtaatactgaaggtgttgaaggcaatactgaaggtgttgaagataatactgaaggtgttgaag gtgttgaaggtaatactgaaggtgttgaaggtaatactgaaggtgttgaaggtaatactgtagGTGTTGAAGGtactactgaaggtgttgaagataatactgaaggtgttgaagataatactgaag gtgatgaaggtaatactgaaggtgttgaaggtaatactgaatctgttgaagataatactgaaggtgatacTGTAGACAATACTAGAGACAATACTGATTATATATTTAGTGTTGGGGATTTAGAACTATATTATGTGCTgaagacctggaggtccaggaag ctgccctgggtcactgctagttgCCCTGGGTCACTGTCCACTGTCCTGGCCTTCACCTTGGGAAACTACATCTTGGGAAACTGCACCTTGGGAAACTACACCTTGGGAAACTACACCTTGGGAAACTACACCTTGGGAAACTACACCTTGAGAAACTGCACCTTGGGAAACTGCACCTTGGGAAACTTCACCTTGGGAAACTACACCTTGGGAAACTGCACCTTGGGAAACTACACCTTGAGAAACTACACCTTGGGAAACTACACCTTGGGAAACTGCACCTTGGGAAACTGCACCTTGGGAAACTACACCTTGGGAAACTACACCTTGAGAAACTGCACCTTGGGAAACTACACCTTGGGAAACTACACCTTGGGAAACTACACCTTGGGAAACTGCACCTTGGGAAACTACACCTTGAGAAACTACACCTTGGGAAACTGCACCTTGGGAAACTTCACCTTGGGAAACTACACCTTGAGAAACTGCACCTTGGGAAACTACACCTTGGGAAACTACACCTTGGGAAACTACACCTTGGGAAACTGCACCTTGGGAAACTACACCTTGAGAAACTACACCTTGGGAAACTGCACCTTGAGAAACTACACCTTGGGAAACTACACCTTGGGAAACTACACCTTGAGAAACTACACCTTGAGAAACTACACCTTGGGAAACTACACCTTGAGAAACTACACCTTGGGAAACTACACCTTGGGAAACTACACCTTGGGAAACTACACCTTGGGAAACTACACCTTGGGAAACTACACCTTGGGAAACTACACCTTGAGAAACTACACCTTGGGAAACTACACCTTGAGAAACTACACCTTGAGAAACTACACCTTGAGAAACTACACCTTGGGAAACTACACCTTGGGAAACTACACCTTGGGAAACTACACCTTGGGAAACTACACCTTGGGAAACTACACCTTGGGAAACTACACCTTGGGAAACTACACCTTGGGAAACTACACCTTGAGAAACTACACCTTGGGAAACTACACCTTGAGAAACTACACCTTGAGAAACTACACCTTGGGAAACTACACCTTGAGAAACTACACCTTGGGAAACTACACCTTGGGAAACTACACCTTGGGAAACTACACCTTGAGAAACTACACCTTGGGAAACTACACCTTGGGAAACTACACCTTGGGAAACTACACCTTGAGAAACTACACCTTGGGAAACTACACCTTGAGAAACTACACCTTGAGAAACTACACCTTGGGAAACTACACCTTGAGAAACTACACCTTGAGAAACTACACCATGAGAAACTACACCTTGGGAAACTACACCTTTAGAAACTACACCTTGAGAAACTACACCTTGAGAAACTACACCTTGGGAAACTACACCTTGAGAAACTACACCTTGAGAAACTACACCATGAGAAACTACACCTTGGGAAACTACACCTTTAGAAACTACACCTTGGGAAACTACACCTTGGGAAACAACACCTTGAGAAACTACACCTTGGGAAACAGGTGTCTCCAGCCAGCCACAGTTATCAGAGGTATAAAGGGGTAA